The following is a genomic window from Miscanthus floridulus cultivar M001 chromosome 14, ASM1932011v1, whole genome shotgun sequence.
AGTGATCTGGCGAGTTGCAGATAAAGCATCTACATGAACTATCATAATTTTTTTTAGGATTATATCTTCTTACATTCCTTTTGTGGAGGAATGCAGCTCTATTGTCTGATCTTCTAAGGAAATAACGTCTCTTTGTCTTTACATTTCCTTTCTTATAATTCTTAGGATATTTCTTATTTCTAGATCTCTCTTCTCCATATGTCAATGGTATTTGAACTATTTTATTGCAAAAATTATAATCTGATTGCTTCATTGATCTTTGGGCTTGTATGTTGGTGCATATTTTTCTTAACTGTTTGAAAACGAATGTTATAGCCTGAGAGATATTATATTCTTTACCAATTGTTTCCTTTTTATATTCTTCTAATATCATAGAACCTAAAGGCTCTAGTaatttattaaaatatttttctACTATACCTTGGTTATAGCCCTGCTTGGCAGTAGTAGCATTATACAAATAGTGTTGAGAGAATTCTTTTATTCCTTTCCAGCTTGTCAGTGacaatttttctatttcttttaatctttcattcTGTAAAACAGTAAATCCTAATTCAGGATCTTCACCTATTACAATGCTTGATATAATATTTGCAAAATTATATGGATTACTACCAGCCATTTTTAATTGAGCATAATGGTTAGGGAAAGCTTCTACCCATTGTTCCCATAATACTTTGACTGATTCTCCTAAAAATGTTTCTAAATATGTAATCATATCTTCTACTCTATTTCCAATATTATGCTGATTTTGTATATACTTTTGAACTATCAATCCTTTCCATATGCTAATTATATTTGACCAATCTATAGGATCATGTGCTGCTAAATTTAGTATAGCACCATCACTTTTATAATTTTGGAATTGCACCTTCTTTTCAAATTCTCTTCTTTTTGAACCCATATGCTTATATTGTCTAGGTATATATCTATATGCAGGTTCTTCTTTTTCTGGCGGCCAAGTTCCTGGTTTTCTAGTTGGTCTCTCACTTTCTCCTTCTATCTTTATTTCAGGACCTCGTCTTCTTTTTGATGTACTTGGATCTATTTCCATTGCTTCTATGGCATTATTTTTAGGCAACTCTTTATTTTCTAAGGGGTTTATGAGAGTTATTGAGTTATTACTGCATATCTCAATTATATCTTCATCCTCTTCTCCATAGCTTTCTAGTAAGAGCTTATTATTAATTTTCCATTGCTCATCTTCGCTTATATCATTATCTTCTATGTCATTTATCTTATCCTTGCTATGTTCTAAATCTTTTTGGACTTCCCTTACCCTGTTATCTATTTGTTTTGACACAGAGTCATTTTTCTTTATTagaatgctaaatttcttagcatTTAATTCTCTATCTTTCTTGATATTATCAAGTCTACATATTTCTCGTCTAAAGTAGAGTTCCCTTTCTCTTATAGCAGCCCATTTGCATATCATGGAGGTTTTATATTCATCATGAATTTTGCTTAGCTTTTGCTTATAATAATTTATTTCATTATCTATATCTAATTtttccataaattcacatatgctaTGTCTTCTGTTTTCTTCCAATTTTGCCTCTGAACTGGATGCTTCTAAATCATCTAAACTTTGTTCTTTATAATCTACAAACCTAATACTAGTCAACCCTCTATTATTTTCATAGCTTATGTAATCTTTAggttgttttaaaatttttggtTCTATTAATGAGCTTATATTCCATTCTTCTCCTGCTCTTTCTTCAGAACTTATTTTAAGAGGACTCATAAATTTTATTCCTTTAGATTGCATACTTTCTACAACATTGTTTACATTTACCTTGTATCTGGTTCCACTTCTATTGGTTAACCTTCCTATAAATTCTATGCTTACTAATAAAttcgttcctttaaattcttCAAATCCTTTAGTTTGAAATCCGAATGCCATCTTCTCTATAAATTCTTTAACTGACATTATTAAGTCTGGAGCTATATATGTTATCAACATATTTTCATTCATATCTCCTTCTAAAAATCCTAATGCTGCTTTATTTATTGAGTCCCATCTTTTATCTAATAAAGTTATTAGAACCTTGGTTCCTAATTTTTTCCTTGTCATTCCTTTAATTCCAATGATATACATTccctgatgtatatatttataccctgaataTTTTAAAGCATTCTCAAATTGTTTACTAACAATTCTTAGCAGAACTGGTTCTGTCAATACACTTAATTCTACTTCTCTAGATATTCTATATAATCCATTTTTATTTTCGAACCATCCcatttgatatatttgttgaggccTAATTTTCCTCAAAGTATCTTTCTGATATCTTTCAAGATCTCTTTCTAAGTCTATCACTTCTTCTAAGGTTTCAATATCCTCACATC
Proteins encoded in this region:
- the LOC136503734 gene encoding uncharacterized protein; its protein translation is MEIDPSTSKRRRGPEIKIEGESERPTRKPGTWPPEKEEPAYRYIPRQYKHMGSKRREFEKKVQFQNYKSDGAILNLAAHDPIDWSNIISIWKGLIVQKYIQNQHNIGNRVEDMITYLETFLGESVKVLWEQWVEAFPNHYAQLKMAGSNPYNFANIISSIVIGEDPELGFTVLQNERLKEIEKLSLTSWKGIKEFSQHYLYNATTAKQGYNQGIVEKYFNKLLEPLGSMILEEYKKETIGKEYNISQAITFVFKQLRKICTNIQAQRSMKQSDYNFCNKIVQIPLTYGEERSRNKKYPKNYKKGNVKTKRRYFLRRSDNRAAFLHKRNVRRYNPKKNYDSSCRCFICNSPDHLSKTCPNKDKKRYSNKQEEQEKIQIIDSVNENILVCDDDIMDDESIYSIIETDEIEYNEEKESSDEELDLIDELAGLKIEMMDQINCEHKWDHKKGDPNIKCVFCIYYQDPAKRATCRLCLRQACMSCLKQQSDMKKNSEAKIIYEENKVQSEKEI